GTCGACATGTGCGGCCACGCCACCCTCGCCACCGCGCACGTCCTGGCGGGCACCGGCCTGGCCGCGGGCCCGGTCCGGTTCGCCGCGCGCTGCGGGATCCTCACCACCGAGGCCGCCGCCGACGGGGCGGTGACCATGGACTTCCCGACCTCCTCGCTCACCCCGTACGAGCTGCCGGACGCCCTCGCCCTGGCCCTGGGCGGGGTGGAGATCCGCTCCGTCCACGACACCGCCGAGCACATCGGCGATCTGGTGGTCGAGCTGGCCGACGAGCGCGCGGTGCGCGAGCTGCGGCCGGACCTGGCGGTGCTCGCCGCCTACGCCAAGCGCGGGCTGATCGTCACCGCGGCCGCCGAGGACCCCGCCCGGGGGTACGACTTCGTCTCCCGCGGCTTCTTCCCCGCCGTGGGCGTGCCCGAGGATCCGGTCACCGGCAGCGCGCACACCGCGCTCGCCCCGTTCTGGGCCGCGCGGCTGGGCCGCACCGAGCTGACCGGCCTCCAGGGCTCGGCGCGCACCGGCCGGGTCACGGTCCGGCTCGCGGGGGACCGTACGTTCCTGACCGGGTACGCCGTCACGGTCATCGACGGCGAACTCCTCACCTCCGCCCCCTGACCGGGCCGCCCCGGCCGTCAGGGCGTGGGCAGCCAGCCGACCTTGCCCGCGAGCAGCGCGTATCCGCCGAAGGCCACGATGTCGAGCAGGGCGTGCGCGGCCACCAGCGGTCCGACCCGGCCCCAGCGCCGGTAGAGCAGGACGAAGACGACGCCCATCACCACGTTGCCGAGGAAGCCGCCGATGCCCTGGTAGAGGTGGTAGGAGCCGCGCAGCAGCGAACTGGCCGCCAGCGCGGCCATCGGCGACCAGCCCAGCCCGTCCAGCCTGCGCAGCAGGTAGGCCAGCACGATGACCTCCTCCACCACGGAGTTCTGCACCGCGGAGAGGATCAGTACGGGGAACTTCCACCACACCGCGGGCAGCGCCTCCGGCACCACCGTCAGGTTGAAGCCGGAGGCGCGGGCCGCCAGGTAGAAGGCGAGTCCCGCGCTGCCGATCCCGGCCGCGACGAGCACCCCGCGCCCCAGGTCCCAGCCCGGCCGGGTGCGGTCGAAGCCGAGCACCCGCAGCCCGGGCGCGCCCTCACGGGTGAGCAGATGCGCCACGAGGAGTACGGGGACCAGCGCGGTCGCGATCCCGAAGAGCTGCCAGGCCAGGTCGAGCCAGGGGCGGCCGGGCGCGTAGGAGCCGTTGAGCGTGGCGGCCTGGTCCTTCAGCCCGCCCGGTTTGGTGAGCGAGCCGATGAAGCTGATCAGCGCCGAGACCCCGCTCGCGCCCAGCGACAGGGCGAGGACCAGCAGCGTCTCGGTCCCGAGGACCCGCCGCCCGTCCTCGCGCGAGGCCTTGACCACCGGCTCCGGATCCGCCCGCACGCCTGACTCCGTTCCGCCAACCCGCCATCCCGCTCCGACCACCCCATACTGCCCGCTCGGCGGAGGAACGGGATCACCGGGCGGCCCTCAGCGCCCGGCGGTCAGCGCGGCGCTCACCTCCTCCTCCGGCAGCCCGGCGGGCCAGGTGTGCACAGGGTCCCCCTTGTGCATCAGCTCGGTGTAGCGGCGGGTGGTCGCCGCGAGCGCCGCCTCCCGCTCCAGCCCGGCCGCCAGGGCCCGGTGGTAGGTCTCCACCTGCCAGGTGGACCCGTTGGCGCGCCGGCGGCATCGCTCCTCGATGATCCCGAGGTAGTGGTCCCGGTCCGCGGGCTCGATCCCCCAGGCGTCCAGTCCGGCCGCTGCCATCGGCAGCAGCTCTTCGAGCACCAGCCGGACCGCCGGTACGCTCGCCAGTCCCCCGCCCCGGCCGCGGCGCGGCCAGCGCAGCCGCGCGTCGATCCCGTACCGGCAGGCCGCGTCGAAGTTGGCCTCCGCCTCCGCGAACGGCAGCCGGCTCCACACCGGGCGCTGTTCGTCGGCGAGGGTGCGCACGAGCCCGTAGTAGAAGGCCGCGTTGGCCACGACATCGGTGACGGTGGGCCCGGCGGGCAGCACCCGGTTCTCCACCCGCAGGTGCGGCACCCCGTCGGCCACCCCGTAGACGGGCCGGTTCCAGCGGTAGACGGTGCCGTTGTGCAGGACGAGTTCCTGGAGGCTGGGCACCCCGCCCTCATCGAGCACCCGCAGCGGCTCCTCCTCGTCGCAGATCGGCAGCAGGGCCGGGAAGTAGCGGACGTTCTCGGCGAACAGCTCGTACGCCGAATCGACCCAGCGCTCCCCGAACCAGGTCCGCGGGCGCACCCCCTGCGCCTGGAGTTCGGGCGGCCGGGTGTCGGTGGCCTGCTGGAAGAGCGGGGGCCGCGATTCCCGCCACAGCTCACGGCCGAAGAGGAACGGGGAGTTGGCGCCGACGGCTATCTGGACCGCCGCCACCGCCTGCGCCGCGTTCCACACGTCTCCGAACCGGGCCGGGGTCACCTGGAGGTGCAGCTGCACCGAGGTGCAGGCCGCCTCCGGGACGATCGACCCGGCGGTCCAGGTCAGCCGCTCCACCCCGTCGATGTCGAGGGCGAAGTCCTCCCCCCGCATCATCAGGATCTGCTCGTTCAGCAGCGAGT
This is a stretch of genomic DNA from Streptomyces sp. NBC_00536. It encodes these proteins:
- a CDS encoding PhzF family phenazine biosynthesis protein, yielding MRIRIVDAFTDRPFQGNPAGVLLLDGATGFPPDAWLQRVAAEVNLSETAFAHPLPPGGEADWALRWFTPTAEVDMCGHATLATAHVLAGTGLAAGPVRFAARCGILTTEAAADGAVTMDFPTSSLTPYELPDALALALGGVEIRSVHDTAEHIGDLVVELADERAVRELRPDLAVLAAYAKRGLIVTAAAEDPARGYDFVSRGFFPAVGVPEDPVTGSAHTALAPFWAARLGRTELTGLQGSARTGRVTVRLAGDRTFLTGYAVTVIDGELLTSAP
- a CDS encoding CPBP family intramembrane glutamic endopeptidase yields the protein MRADPEPVVKASREDGRRVLGTETLLVLALSLGASGVSALISFIGSLTKPGGLKDQAATLNGSYAPGRPWLDLAWQLFGIATALVPVLLVAHLLTREGAPGLRVLGFDRTRPGWDLGRGVLVAAGIGSAGLAFYLAARASGFNLTVVPEALPAVWWKFPVLILSAVQNSVVEEVIVLAYLLRRLDGLGWSPMAALAASSLLRGSYHLYQGIGGFLGNVVMGVVFVLLYRRWGRVGPLVAAHALLDIVAFGGYALLAGKVGWLPTP
- a CDS encoding glutamate-cysteine ligase family protein, which gives rise to MGEKVVAGGFDLSDRQRYRRKLHECLEGLERLLAEKRFDRPKNMMGLEIELNLAGSDGLPRMVNAQVLERIASPDFQTELGMFNLEVNILPHRLDGRVFDQLAEELSASLAYANRQAAEIDAGVVMIGILPTISRRDLVAANLSAVDRYSLLNEQILMMRGEDFALDIDGVERLTWTAGSIVPEAACTSVQLHLQVTPARFGDVWNAAQAVAAVQIAVGANSPFLFGRELWRESRPPLFQQATDTRPPELQAQGVRPRTWFGERWVDSAYELFAENVRYFPALLPICDEEEPLRVLDEGGVPSLQELVLHNGTVYRWNRPVYGVADGVPHLRVENRVLPAGPTVTDVVANAAFYYGLVRTLADEQRPVWSRLPFAEAEANFDAACRYGIDARLRWPRRGRGGGLASVPAVRLVLEELLPMAAAGLDAWGIEPADRDHYLGIIEERCRRRANGSTWQVETYHRALAAGLEREAALAATTRRYTELMHKGDPVHTWPAGLPEEEVSAALTAGR